One Glycine soja cultivar W05 chromosome 2, ASM419377v2, whole genome shotgun sequence genomic region harbors:
- the LOC114403335 gene encoding uncharacterized protein At1g08160-like: MLTSVEEELGTPKQPRNQHSQQSGAPNSLANTRAIFGQPRLQRTKPIIWCAAIMCFIFSLVLIFFGIATLILYLSMKPRNPTFDIPNASLNVVYFDSPQYLNGEFTLLANFSNPNRRIGVRFESLNIELFYSDRLVSSQTIKPFTQRPRENRLQSVNLISSLVFLPQDVGVKLQRQVENNRVNYNARGTFKVRFNVGLIHLSYSLYSTCQIEMTSPPAGILVARQCITNR; this comes from the coding sequence ATGCTAACCTCTGTTGAAGAAGAACTTGGCACACCAAAACAACCAAGGAATCAACATTCTCAGCAATCAGGAGCACCAAATTCCCTTGCCAACACCAGAGCCATTTTCGGGCAACCTCGACTTCAAAGGACAAAACCAATTATATGGTGTGCTGCAATAATGTGCTTCATATTCAGCCTAGTGCTTATCTTCTTTGGAATTGCAACACTGATTCTCTACCTTTCCATGAAGCCGCGAAACCCCACGTTTGACATTCCCAATGCAAGCCTCAATGTGGTGTACTTTGACTCACCACAGTACCTCAATGGTGAATTCACTCTCCTTGCAAATTTTTCCAATCCTAACAGGAGAATTGGGGTGAGGTTTGAGTCCTTGAACATTGAGCTTTTCTACTCAGACAGGCTCGTTTCTTCACAAACAATAAAGCCTTTTACTCAAAGGCCAAGGGAAAACAGGTTGCAATCAGTGAACTTGATATCAAGCTTGGTGTTTTTGCCTCAAGATGTTGGTGTAAAACTACAAAGGCAAGTGGAGAATAACAGGGTCAATTACAATGCAAGGGGAACATTTAAGGTGAGGTTCAATGTTGGCCTTATCCATTTATCTTACTCTCTGTATAGCACATGCCAGATAGAGATGACTAGTCCTCCAGCGGGTATTCTAGTAGCCAGACAATGCATAACAAACCGATGA
- the LOC114377104 gene encoding uncharacterized protein LOC114377104 translates to MANFLVESMMLAIPKSHSRKKTTCQDNEGTKIDAPQSSVTFVYQTKVAELLRSITISWCKDPTDHFLSMIVDNTLEENKYTCKIDLESGQSWGKKGLKSFEITGARVDIFWDFRRAKFSATGPQPYSGYYVALVYKKEVLLLLGDLEKDAYERTKSKPSLDEAALLCKRDNVYGKKMFCTRAILEDGKTEHDVVIEASLCGPDDPEMWISIDGMLASRIMNLHWRFRGNEILMVNNLPVQIFWDVHDWLFTNDLGLGPAFFVFKPVFLETTSDSNSIECLERSGGSNKRELLEENSSTQGFCHYLYAWRTI, encoded by the coding sequence ATGGCTAATTTTCTTGTAGAATCTATGATGTTAGCCATTCCAAAATCACATTCCAGGAAGAAAACAACATGCCAGGATAATGAAGGCACAAAAATAGATGCCCCTCAAAGTTCTGTCACCTTTGTTTATCAAACCAAAGTAGCAGAATTATTACGAAGTATAACAATTTCATGGTGCAAGGATCCCACAGATCATTTCCTTTCCATGATCGTCGACAACACTTTGGAAGAGAACAAGTACACCTGCAAGATTGATTTGGAATCTGGACAGTCTTGGGGTAAAAAGGGTCTCAAATCATTTGAAATAACAGGTGCAAGAGTAGACATTTTTTGGGATTTTCGACGCGCAAAATTCTCTGCCACGGGTCCACAGCCTTACTCAGGCTATTATGTTGCCTTGGTTTACAAGAAAGAGGTTCTTTTGTTGTTGGGAGATTTGGAGAAGGATGCTTATGAAAGAACCAAATCAAAACCATCCCTAGATGAGGCTGCCTTGTTGTGCAAGAGAGACAATGTGTATGGGAAGAAAATGTTTTGTACCAGAGCCATATTGGAGGATGGTAAGACAGAACATGATGTTGTGATTGAAGCTTCCCTTTGTGGGCCTGATGATCCAGAAATGTGGATTAGCATAGATGGGATGTTGGCAAGTAGAATAATGAACTTGCATTGGAGATTTAGAGGGAATGAAATACTAATGGTGAATAATTTGCCTGTGCAAATCTTTTGGGATGTGCATGATTGGCTTTTCACCAATGACCTTGGTTTAGGCCCtgctttctttgttttcaaGCCAGTCTTTTTGGAAACTACTAGTGATTCTAATAGCATTGAATGCCTAGAAAGAAGTGGGGGTAGCAACAAACGTGAATTACTAGAGGAGAATTCATCCACCCAAGGTTTTTGTCATTATTTGTATGCTTGGAGAACAATTTGA
- the LOC114403308 gene encoding kinesin-like protein KIN-14F has protein sequence MPQHETLPNSNFISPLKRGLNLKGSASACNNNEASFTVTEDSINDHELAQRKAEEAASRRYEAADWLRQMDNGASSSLSKEPSEEEFCLALRNGLILCNVLNRVNPGAVVKVVDNAVVDNLAIQSSEGPAQSAIQYFENMRNFLEAVNDMKLLTFEASDLEKGGSSSKVVDCILCLKGYYEWKLSGGVGVWRYGGTVRITSFPKWSSSNILGTESVVDETESSQFLHLSGEVSVEETKAANALASVFDQFGLKLLLAYLKEAGGVDDLPLNAMVIDTLLRKVVKDFSALLDSQGTQLGHFLKKILKGNTGCLSKREFIEAITLYLNQRHSLASNEFSKLCTCGGKRDSNQHNVNYSANHVEIIDAQQKELEKLKYFYEEMRLEVKHIQSKWDQELRRLENHIKSLEEASSSYHKVLEENRSLYNQVQDLKGAIRVYCRVRPFLPGQSNGQSTVDYIGENGNIMIMNPLKEGKDARRVFSFNKVFATSATQEQIYADTQPLVRSALDGYNVCIFAYGQTGSGKTYTMSGPDLMTEETWGVNYRALRDLFHISKERADAVKYEVGVQMIEIYNEQVRDLLVSDGSNRRLDIRNNSQLNGLNVPDASLVPVNCTQDVLDLMKIGQKNRAVGATALNERSSRSHSVLTVHVRGRDLVSNSILKGCLHLVDLAGSERVDKSEAVGERLKEAQHINKSLSALGDVISALAQKSPHIPYRNSKLTQVLQDSLGGHAKTLMFVHINPEVTALGETISTLKFAERVATIELGAAQSNKETGEIRELKEEISNIKSALERKETELQQWKAGNARNAIESQKAPRAVSPFRLPKNGTSDSMRPENCQRSMDDRSSEVKTCSSGKQRRSRFPSTFIEKDSMPKMSLLAEEKIVSSGKGRSPSPPVRRRSISTDRGSVIKSKVKSDTSDQPILKHPFPTRVLVNKSVVAMPVASSTDNNTRVNLHSQEPVKQDNTNETLFNLQKVNYRKVHQEHEEEQIKQALGSVRQGGPRKNKAKVKHHQQLPFRIQKADMIPGSDMEIGREMTMEAPRKNDYFEPENDICLVESAVNGAVNIKKIHQNISRNSQNIGSRGIMQSAEPLLSRKVENKILLHGSGRNTTLPEYRRSRSMPRGKFFVFS, from the exons ATGCCCCAGCATGAAACCTTACCAAACTCAAATTTCATATCTCCTCTTAAGAGAGGATTGAATTTGAAAGGTTCGGCTTCAGCATGTAACAACAATGAGGCTTCATTCACGGTGACGGAGGACAGCATCAACGATcatgaattggctcagaggaaAGCAGAGGAAGCAG CTTCAAGGAGATACGAAGCAGCAGATTGGCTTCGGCAAATGGACAACGGTGCATCTTCATCACTCTCCAAAGAACCCTCCGAAGAGGAATTCTGCCTCGCACTCCGCAACGGTCTCATTCTCTGCAACGTCCTCAACAGAGTCAACCCCGGCGCTGTCGTCAAGGTTGTCGACAATGCTGTGGTCGACAACCTCGCCATTCAGTCCTCGGAGGGACCCGCTCAGTCCGCAATTCAGTATTTCGAGAACATGCGAAACTTTCTCGAAGCCGTCAACGACATGAAGCTTTTGACCTTCGAAGCTTCCGATTTGGAAAAG GGGGGTTCATCGAGCAAAGTTGTGGACTGCATTCTCTGTTTGAAAGGGTATTATGAATGGAAGCTGTCAGGTGGAGTTGGGGTGTGGAGGTATGGTGGAACTGTCAGGATTACTTCCTTCCCTAAATGGTCTTCTTCCAACATACTGGGCACTGAAAGTGTCGTTGATGAGACTGAGTCATCACAGTTTCTTCATCTGTCTGGAGAGGTTTCAGTTGAAGAAACCAAAGCTGCTAATGCTCTGGCTTCTGTTTTTGATCAGTTTGGACTCAAGCTTCTCCTGGCTTACCTCAAAGAGGCTGGCGGGGTTGATGATCTGCCTTTGAATGCAATG GTAATTGATACTTTACTCAGGAAGGTTGTCAAGGATTTTTCTGCATTGCTTGATTCTCAAGGCACTCAG CTTGGACATTTCctcaagaaaatattgaaaggcAATACTGGTTGCCTCTCCAAGAGAGAATTCATAGAAGCTATCACATTATATCTAAATCAAAGACATAGTTTGGCATCAAATGAATTCTCTAAATTATGCACTTGCGGTGGAAAACGCGATAGTAATCAGCACAATGTCAATTATTCTGCCAACcatgttgaaataattgacgcACAACAAAAAGAGCTTGAG AAACTGAAGTACTTCTATGAAGAGATGAGGTTGGAGGTCAAACACATTCAATCTAAGTGGGACCAAGAATTGAGAAGGCTTG AGAATCATATAAAGAGCCTTGAAGAGGCCTCCTCTTCCTACCACAAAGTTTTGGAGGAGAATCGCTCTCTTTACAATCAAGTACAAGACCTCAAAG GAGCCATTAGGGTCTACTGTAGAGTGAGGCCATTCTTACCGGGACAATCAAATGGACAATCTACCGTAGATTATATAGGAGAAAATGGAAACATAATGATTATGAATCCCCTTAAGGAAGGGAAGGATGCTAGAAGGGTATTTTCATTCAATAAGGTGTTTGCAACAAGTGCCACCcaag AGCAAATATATGCCGACACTCAACCATTGGTTAGGTCCGCCTTAGATGGCTATAATGTATGCATCTTTGCATATGGACAGACTGGGTCAGGAAAGACCTACACAATG AGTGGCCCTGATCTGATGACTGAAGAGACATGGGGTGTAAACTATAGGGCTTTGCGTGACttatttcatatttcaaagGAAAGAGCAGATGCCGTAAAATATGAAGTTGGCGTCCAGATGATTGAAATATACAATGAACAAGTGAGAGATTTATTAGTCAGCGATGGCTCTAACAGAAG ATTAGATATACGAAACAACTCTCAATTGAATGGTCTCAATGTGCCTGATGCATCTTTAGTCCCGGTTAATTGTACTCAAGATGTTCTTGATTTAATGAAAATTGGTCAGAAGAATCGTGCTGTTGGTGCTACAGCTCTAAATGAGAGAAGCAGCCGTTCTCATAG TGTGTTGACAGTTCATGTCAGAGGGAGGGACTTAGTGTCTAACTCCATTCTTAAGGGTTGTCTCCATCTTGTGGATTTGGCTGGAAGTGAGAGAGTGGACAAATCTGAGGCTGTCGGTGAGAGACTAAAGGAGGCCCAGCATATAAATAAATCTCTTTCTGCACTTGGGGATGTTATCTCTGCTTTGGCACAAAAGAGTCCACATATTCCTTACAGAAATAGCAAGCTCACACAAGTTCTACAAGATTCATTAG GTGGCCATGCCAAAACTTTGATGTTTGTTCATATAAATCCTGAAGTCACTGCTCTTGGAGAAACAATTAGCACACTTAAGTTTGCAGAGAGGGTTGCAACCATTGAACTTGGTGCTGCTCAATCTAATAAAGAAACTGGAGAAATTCGGGAGCTAAAGGAAGAG ATATCAAATATCAAATCAGCATTGGAGAGGAAGGAAACTGAACTACAACAATGGAAAGCTGGGAATGCACGAAATGCCATAGAATCTCAGAAAGCACCAAGAGCTGTTTCACCTTTCCGTTTGCCCAAAAATGGTACTAGTGACAGCATGAGGCCTGAAAATTGTCAAAGATCCATGGATGATAGAAGCTCTGAG gTTAAAACCTGTTCTTCAGGTAAGCAAAGAAGGTCAAGATTTCCCTCAACATTTATAGAGAAGGACTCCATGCCAAAAATGTCTCTTCTAGCTGAAGAAAAAATAGTGAGCTCAGGGAAAGGTAGATCACCATCACCTCCAGTCAGGAGGAGATCAATATCCACTGATAGAGGGTCTGTCATTAAAAGCAAGGTCAAAAGTGACACATCAGACCAACCAATCTTAAAGCATCCATTTCCAACTAGAGTACTAGTAAATAAATCGGTTGTCGCAATGCCAGTGGCCTCATCTACAGACAATAACACAAGGGTGAATCTGCATTCGCAGGAGCCAGTGAAGCAGGATAACACTAATGAAACTCTCTTCAACCTCCAGAAGGTAAACTACAGGAAAGTTCATCAAGAACACGAAGAGGAACAAATCAAGCAAGCTCTTGGTTCAGTAAGACAAGGTGGTCCTAGGAAAAACAAGGCCAAGGTTAAGCATCATCAACAATTGCCCTTTAGGATTCAAAAGGCTGATATGATACCTGGCTCTGACATGGAAATTGGCCGTGAAATGACCATGGAGGCACCTCGAAAGAATGATTATTTTGAGCCAGAAAATGATATATGCCTCGTGGAGTCTGCAGTCAATGGTGctgtaaatattaaaaagatacatCAGAACATCTCTAGGAATTCTCAGAACATTGGATCAAG AGGAATAATGCAATCAGCTGAGCCTTTATTGTCCAGAAaagttgaaaacaaaattttactaCATGGTTCAGGTCGCAATACTACATTGCCTGAATATAGAAGGAGCCGATCTATGCCACGCGgaaagttttttgttttctcttga
- the LOC114403314 gene encoding uridine kinase-like protein 3 isoform X1, with protein sequence MGTKSAVDLMESLSEVHFSGFHIDGLEQRKAGTEQPTTSTTDMYKQPFVIGVAGGAASGKTSVCDMIVQQLHDQRVVLVNQDSFYHNLTQEELTRVQDYNFDHPEAFDTEQLLRVMDKLKRGQAVDIPNYDFKGYKNDVFPARRVNPADVIILEGILVFHDPRVRALMNMKIFVDTDADVRLARRIKRDTADNARDIGAVLDQYSKFVKPAFDDFILPTKKYADIIIPRGRDNHVAIDLIVQHIRTKLGQHDMCKIYRNLYVIQSTFQIRGMHTLIRDSQTTKHDFVFYSDRLIRLVVEHGLGHLPFTEKQVTTPTASVYSGVDFCKRLCGVSIIRSGESMENALRACCKGIKIGKILIHREGDNGQQLIYEKLPNDISDRHVLLLDPILGTGNSAVEAISLLLKKGVPESNILFLNLVSAPQGVHVVCKRFPRIKIVTSEIEIGLNEAFRVIPGMGEFGDRYFGTDDDDQQASQ encoded by the exons ATGGGTACTAAATCGGCTGTTGACTTAATGGAGTCTTTATCTGAGGTTCATTTTTCTGGATTTCACATTGATGGCTTAGAGCAAAGAAAGGCTGGCACAGAGCAACCAACCACTTCAACAACTGACATGTATAAACAACCTTTTGTGATAG GTGTTGCTGGTGGAGCAGCATCCGGTAAGACATCAGTTTGTGATATGATTGTTCAGCAGCTTCATGATCAACGAGTCGTACTTGTTAATCAG GACTCTTTTTACCATAATTTGACTCAGGAGGAACTTACAAGAGTACAAGATTACAACTTTGACCATCCTG AAGCTTTTGATACTGAGCAATTGCTACGTGTCATGGACAAGTTGAAGCGTGGCCAAGCAgtagatattccaaactatgaCTTTAAGGGTTACAAGAATGATGTTTTTCCAGCAAGACGG gtaaACCCAGCGGATGTTATTATTTTGGAAGGTATCCTTGTTTTTCATGATCCACGAGTGCGAGCATTGATGAATATGAAGATATTTGTTGACACAG ATGCTGATGTTCGTCTGGCTAGAAGAATTAAGCGTGATACTGCTGACAATGCTCGTGATATTGGAGCTGTGCTTGATCAG TATTCTAAATTTGTGAAGCCGGCTTTTGATGACTTTATTCTTCCCACCAAGAAGTATGCTGATATCATTATACCCCGTGGAAGAGATAATCATGTGGCTATTGATTTGATTGTACAACATATTCGCACGAAGCTTGGTCAGCATGACATGTGTAAAATATATCGTAACTTATATGTCATTCAGTCTACTTTTCAG ATACGGGGTATGCATACCCTGATACGTGATTCTCAAACAACGAAACATGACTTTGTATTTTATTCTGACCGTTTGATTCGTTTG GTTGTAGAACATGGCCTAGGCCATCTTCCATTTACAGAAAAGCAAGTAACCACTCCAACTG CATCGGTATACAGTGGTGTGGATTTCTGCAAGAGGTTGTGTGGTGTCTCTATCATCCGGAG TGGGGAGAGTATGGAAAATGCTCTACGAGCATGCTGCAAAGGTATCAAGATTGGGAAAATTCTTATTCATAGAGAAGGTGACAATGGTCAACAG CTAATATATGAGAAGTTGCCTAATGACATCTCAGATAGGCATGTATTACTGTTGGATCCCATCTTAGGCACAG GTAATTCGGCAGTTGAAGCAATTTCTTTGCTTTTAAAGAAGGGTGTACCAGAGTCCAACATTTTATTTCTCAATCTCGTATCA GCACCTCAAGGTGTTCATGTGGTCTGTAAAAGATTTCCGAGAATAAAAATCGTGACATCTGAGATTGAGATTGGTTTGAATGAAGCATTCCGTGTCATACCTGGCATGGGTGAGTTTGGGGACCGGTACTTTGGAACAGACGATGATGACCAGCAAGCTTCACAGTAG
- the LOC114403329 gene encoding fructose-bisphosphate aldolase, cytoplasmic isozyme 1-like, whose amino-acid sequence MSAFVGKYADELIKNAKYIATPGKGILAADESTGTIGKRLASINVENIEANRQALRELLFTAPNALQYLSGVILFEETLYQKTSDGKPFVEVLQENNVIPGIKVDKGVVELAGTNGETTTQGFDSLGARCQQYYKAGARFAKWRAVLKIGPTEPSQLSIQQNAQGLARYAIICQENGLVPIVEPEILTDGAHDIAKCAAVTETVLAAVYKALNEQHVLLEGTLLKPNMVTPGSDSPKVPPEVIAEYTVQALRRTVPAAVPGVVFLSGGQSEEEATLNLNAMNKSEVLKPWTLSFSFGRALQQSTLKTWGGKKENVAKAQEAFLARCKANSDATLGKYVGGSGSGLTSESLYVKNYNY is encoded by the exons ATGTCTGCCTTTGTTGGAAAGTACGCAG ATGAGCTTATCAAGAATGCCAAGTACATAGCCACACCAGGGAAGGGGATCCTGGCAGCAGATGAGAGCACGGGCACCATCGGGAAGCGCCTAGCGAGCATTAACGTTGAGAACATTGAGGCCAACCGCCAAGCCCTTCGCGAGCTTCTCTTCACCGCTCCAAATGCCCTCCAATACCTCTCTGGTGTCATCCTCTTTGAGGAAACTCTTTACCAGAAGACCTCTGATGGGAAGCCTTTCGTTGAGGTCCTTCAAGAGAACAATGTCATCCCGGGCATCAAAGTGGACAAGGGCGTTGTTGAGTTGGCTGGCACAAACGGTGAAACCACCACTCAGGGCTTCGACTCTCTCGGAGCTCGGTGCCAGCAGTACTACAAGGCTGGTGCACGCTTTGCAAAGTGGCGTGCAGTTCTCAAAATTGGCCCAACTGAGCCCTCTCAGTTGTCCATCCAGCAAAATGCACAGGGCTTGGCACGCTATGCCATCATTTGCCAGGAGAATGGCCTTGTGCCCATTGTTGAGCCTGAGATTTTGACTGATGGGGCTCATGACATCGCCAAATGTGCTGCTGTTACTGAAACTGTGCTTGCAGCTGTTTACAAGGCACTCAATGAGCAGCATGTCCTTCTTGAAGGAACTCTTCTCAAGCCCAACATGGTTACTCCCGGCTCTGATAGCCCAAAG GTACCACCTGAGGTGATTGCTGAGTACACAGTTCAAGCACTCCGCAGGACTGTCCCAGCTGCGGTGCCAGGGGTTGTGTTTCTGTCTGGTGGGCAAAGTGAAGAAGAAGCTACCCTCAACCTGAATGCAATGAACAAGTCGGAGGTGTTGAAGCCATGGACTCTCTCATTCTCATTCGGGCGAGCACTGCAACAAAGCACACTCAAGACATGGGGTGGAAAGAAGGAGAATGTTGCCAAAGCTCAAGAGGCATTTCTGGCAAGATGCAAGGCCAATTCTGATGCTACTCTGGGAAAGTATGTTGGTGGAAGCGGAAGTGGCTTGACTTCTGAGAGTTTGTATGTCAAGAACTACAATTATTAA
- the LOC114403314 gene encoding uridine kinase-like protein 4 isoform X2, producing the protein MGTKSAVDLMESLSEVHFSGFHIDGLEQRKAGTEQPTTSTTDMYKQPFVIGVAGGAASGKTSVCDMIVQQLHDQRVVLVNQDSFYHNLTQEELTRVQDYNFDHPEAFDTEQLLRVMDKLKRGQAVDIPNYDFKGYKNDVFPARRVNPADVIILEGILVFHDPRVRALMNMKIFVDTDADVRLARRIKRDTADNARDIGAVLDQYSKFVKPAFDDFILPTKKYADIIIPRGRDNHVAIDLIVQHIRTKLGQHDMCKIYRNLYVIQSTFQVVEHGLGHLPFTEKQVTTPTASVYSGVDFCKRLCGVSIIRSGESMENALRACCKGIKIGKILIHREGDNGQQLIYEKLPNDISDRHVLLLDPILGTGNSAVEAISLLLKKGVPESNILFLNLVSAPQGVHVVCKRFPRIKIVTSEIEIGLNEAFRVIPGMGEFGDRYFGTDDDDQQASQ; encoded by the exons ATGGGTACTAAATCGGCTGTTGACTTAATGGAGTCTTTATCTGAGGTTCATTTTTCTGGATTTCACATTGATGGCTTAGAGCAAAGAAAGGCTGGCACAGAGCAACCAACCACTTCAACAACTGACATGTATAAACAACCTTTTGTGATAG GTGTTGCTGGTGGAGCAGCATCCGGTAAGACATCAGTTTGTGATATGATTGTTCAGCAGCTTCATGATCAACGAGTCGTACTTGTTAATCAG GACTCTTTTTACCATAATTTGACTCAGGAGGAACTTACAAGAGTACAAGATTACAACTTTGACCATCCTG AAGCTTTTGATACTGAGCAATTGCTACGTGTCATGGACAAGTTGAAGCGTGGCCAAGCAgtagatattccaaactatgaCTTTAAGGGTTACAAGAATGATGTTTTTCCAGCAAGACGG gtaaACCCAGCGGATGTTATTATTTTGGAAGGTATCCTTGTTTTTCATGATCCACGAGTGCGAGCATTGATGAATATGAAGATATTTGTTGACACAG ATGCTGATGTTCGTCTGGCTAGAAGAATTAAGCGTGATACTGCTGACAATGCTCGTGATATTGGAGCTGTGCTTGATCAG TATTCTAAATTTGTGAAGCCGGCTTTTGATGACTTTATTCTTCCCACCAAGAAGTATGCTGATATCATTATACCCCGTGGAAGAGATAATCATGTGGCTATTGATTTGATTGTACAACATATTCGCACGAAGCTTGGTCAGCATGACATGTGTAAAATATATCGTAACTTATATGTCATTCAGTCTACTTTTCAG GTTGTAGAACATGGCCTAGGCCATCTTCCATTTACAGAAAAGCAAGTAACCACTCCAACTG CATCGGTATACAGTGGTGTGGATTTCTGCAAGAGGTTGTGTGGTGTCTCTATCATCCGGAG TGGGGAGAGTATGGAAAATGCTCTACGAGCATGCTGCAAAGGTATCAAGATTGGGAAAATTCTTATTCATAGAGAAGGTGACAATGGTCAACAG CTAATATATGAGAAGTTGCCTAATGACATCTCAGATAGGCATGTATTACTGTTGGATCCCATCTTAGGCACAG GTAATTCGGCAGTTGAAGCAATTTCTTTGCTTTTAAAGAAGGGTGTACCAGAGTCCAACATTTTATTTCTCAATCTCGTATCA GCACCTCAAGGTGTTCATGTGGTCTGTAAAAGATTTCCGAGAATAAAAATCGTGACATCTGAGATTGAGATTGGTTTGAATGAAGCATTCCGTGTCATACCTGGCATGGGTGAGTTTGGGGACCGGTACTTTGGAACAGACGATGATGACCAGCAAGCTTCACAGTAG